Genomic DNA from Thermoanaerobaculia bacterium:
TACTCGATGTGGCTCCGCCGCCCGCCGACCCGCCTCTTCTGGTTCCGCGGCTGGCGGCTCTTCCTCGATCCCCGGCGGCTGCCGAGGAACGCCGCCCGTCTCGTCTCGCTCTTCTGGAACAACATCCTCGCCCAGACCTTCATCCGCCGGCGATCGCGCGTCCGATGGGCGGCGCACTGGCTGATCTTCTGGGGGTGCATTCTCGCGGCGGCGGTCACGTTCCCTCTCTCCTTCGGGTGGATCCGCTTCGAGACCCCGCGCGATTCCCAGAGCGTGTACCAGGCATACGTCTTCGGCATCCACGTCTTTTCGTTCCCGCTCGCGAGCATCGTCGCGCCGCTCGTTTTCAACGTGCTCGACATCTCGGCCTTCCTCGTTCTCGGGGGCATCTTCTTCGCTCTCTGGCGCCGCGGCCGGGATCGGGGCGCCTTCGCGGTGCAGCAGTTCGCCAACGACCTCCTCCCGCTTCTCCTGCTCTTCGCGGTTTCGGCGACCGGCCTCTTCCTCACCGCCTCGACGCACTTCATGAACGGCTTCCATTACGTCTTCCTGTCGCAGATCCACGCCGTGACGGTGATCTTCACGCTCCTCTATCTCCCGTTCGGCAAGTTCTTCCACATCTTCCAGCGTCCGGCGCAGCTCGGCGTGGCGTATTACAAGAAGATCGGGGCGGAGGAGGCGGCGGCGCGGTGCGCCGTGTGCGGCGAGGCGTTCGCGTCCGTGATGCACCGCGAGGACCTCAAGACGGTCGAGAGCGCGCTGGGGATCCGGTATGCGCTCGAGTCGGGCGGCCATTACCAGGACGTCTGCCCGTCCTGCCGGCGGAAAACGCTCGCCGTCGTTCAGGACGGGCTGTGGCGCGCCGGGACGCGGGAGGTCTGATGGCGAAGCTTCCGGCCCCCCTTTCGCAGATCGTGGATCGTTTCGGCCCGCACACCAAGGGAGTTCCGGCGGGTGGATGGGCGCCGATCGGAGAGCCGGACCGATTCGTCAAGACCCACTGCTGCTTCTGCGGCCAGCAGTGCGGGATCCAGCTGAAGGTCAAGGACAACAGGGTCGTCGGATTCGAGCCGTGGGAGGACTTTCCGTTCAACGCCGGCAAGCTCTGCCCGAAAGGCGTCAAGCGATACATGCAGGACGAGCACCCGGACCGGCTCCGGTCGCCGCTCGAGCGCGTCGAAGGGGAGGGCTTTCGGCCGGTCTCCTGGGACCTCGCCCTCGATCGCACCGCGAAGGAGATCCGCCGCATCCAGGAGCGGTACGGCGACGACGCCTTCGCGGTGCTCACGGGAGCGTCGCTGACCAACGAGAAGGCCTACCTGATGGGGAAGTTCGCGCGCGTCGCGGTCCGCACCGCGAACATCGACTACAACGGACGGCTCTGCATGGTGTCGGCCGCCGCGGCGTCGAAGAAGGTCTTCGGGATCGACCGGAGCGCGAATCCGTGGAGCGACATCCCGAAGGCGAAGGCGATCCTCGTCGCCGGCGCCAACGTCGCCGACTGTGCGCCGATCACGACCGACTACCTCTGGCAGGCGCGCGAGAACGGGGCGAAGATCATCGTCCTCGATCCCCGGATGACCCCGATCGCGCGCACGGTGGATCTCTTCATCCCGGTTCGCCCGGGCGGCGACATCGGGATCTTCAACGGGATGCTCCACGTGATGATCGAGCGAGGGTGGGTCGACCGCGAATTCATCTCGGAGCACACGACCGGATTCGAGAAGGTCGAGGAGTCCGTCCGCAAGTACACGCCGGAATACGCGGGCAGGATCGCGGGGGTGCCTCCCGCGATGATCGTGAAGGCCGCGGAGATCTGGGGACCCGCGGAGACGAGTTTCCTCCTCCATGCGCGCGGCATCGAACACCACTCGAAGGGCGTCGAGAACTGCATGGCGGCGATCAACCTCGTCGTCGCGACCGGGCGGATCGGCCGCGAAGGGTGCGGCTACGCCATGATCACGGGGCAGGGGAACGGCCAGGGGGCGCGGGAGCAGGGGCAGAAGTGCGACCAGCTCCCCGGCGGGCGCGACATCGAGAACCCCGACCATC
This window encodes:
- a CDS encoding MFS transporter gives rise to the protein MSYAGATVFCAFGLGYRYSMWLRRPPTRLFWFRGWRLFLDPRRLPRNAARLVSLFWNNILAQTFIRRRSRVRWAAHWLIFWGCILAAAVTFPLSFGWIRFETPRDSQSVYQAYVFGIHVFSFPLASIVAPLVFNVLDISAFLVLGGIFFALWRRGRDRGAFAVQQFANDLLPLLLLFAVSATGLFLTASTHFMNGFHYVFLSQIHAVTVIFTLLYLPFGKFFHIFQRPAQLGVAYYKKIGAEEAAARCAVCGEAFASVMHREDLKTVESALGIRYALESGGHYQDVCPSCRRKTLAVVQDGLWRAGTREV
- a CDS encoding molybdopterin-dependent oxidoreductase; translated protein: MAKLPAPLSQIVDRFGPHTKGVPAGGWAPIGEPDRFVKTHCCFCGQQCGIQLKVKDNRVVGFEPWEDFPFNAGKLCPKGVKRYMQDEHPDRLRSPLERVEGEGFRPVSWDLALDRTAKEIRRIQERYGDDAFAVLTGASLTNEKAYLMGKFARVAVRTANIDYNGRLCMVSAAAASKKVFGIDRSANPWSDIPKAKAILVAGANVADCAPITTDYLWQARENGAKIIVLDPRMTPIARTVDLFIPVRPGGDIGIFNGMLHVMIERGWVDREFISEHTTGFEKVEESVRKYTPEYAGRIAGVPPAMIVKAAEIWGPAETSFLLHARGIEHHSKGVENCMAAINLVVATGRIGREGCGYAMITGQGNGQGAREQGQKCDQLPGGRDIENPDHRRFIAEVWGVPEESIPHKGLSAVPLLEAVHAGKIKGLLLICFNPMVSLPDQNFIREALEKLEYFAVIDFFLSETARFADVVLPGSLMEEDEGTTTSVEGRVIHHRKAVEPPAGAREDWRIVCDLAARLGAGVKFPYGSPREIFEELRTASKGGVSDYFGITWEKIDAQKGVFWPCPSLDHPGTPRLYEGARFGHPDGRAHFQAVEWRPAAEEPDAEYPVILTTGRVVSQYLSGTQTRRIAGLMAQEPEPFCEIHPNLAARYGIEPDGFVSVESRRGSTVVRARIVRTIRPDTVFVPYHWPLARAANNCTIRAIDPVSNIPEFKICAVRISAAPRPDDAIARLPPEAGGIA